One [Clostridium] saccharolyticum WM1 DNA segment encodes these proteins:
- a CDS encoding peptidoglycan-binding protein, translated as MKKYMMAAQQETTATGILQVDVVSRENNFPIRDAEVSIAYKGDPESTVEQLTTNSSGQTEQVSLAAPPVDYSLSPGLVQPYSEYILMIRAQGFEPVAISGTEILADTTAIQPVRMTPVQDEITPDVPIVIPDHTLYGEYPPKIAEAEVKTVAETGEIVLSRVVVPQTIIVHDGVPTDPTAPNYYVPYRDYIKNVASSEIYATWPRASITANVLAIMSFTLNRVYTEWYRNQGYDFTITSSTAFDHKWIYGRNLYESISQVVDEIFNSYLSRPGIRQPILTQYCDGNRVQCPNWMSQWGSCTLGEQGYSAIEILRHFYGSDMYINTAEQVSGVPSSWPGFNLTVGASGDKVRQVQEQLDTIATVYTAIPRIRADGIFGPATAEAVRQFQSIFGLPVTGVIDFATWYKISHIYVGITRIAEYS; from the coding sequence ATGAAAAAATACATGATGGCTGCGCAACAGGAAACCACTGCTACCGGCATTCTTCAGGTAGATGTTGTTTCCCGGGAAAATAACTTTCCGATCCGGGATGCGGAGGTTTCCATTGCCTACAAGGGAGATCCTGAAAGTACGGTAGAGCAGCTCACCACCAATTCATCCGGTCAGACAGAGCAGGTAAGTCTTGCTGCTCCTCCCGTCGACTACAGCTTATCACCCGGCCTTGTCCAGCCTTACTCGGAATACATACTTATGATCCGTGCCCAGGGCTTTGAACCTGTTGCTATCTCCGGTACGGAGATTCTGGCAGATACGACGGCCATCCAGCCGGTTCGCATGACTCCTGTCCAGGATGAAATCACTCCGGACGTTCCCATTGTCATCCCGGACCACACCCTTTATGGTGAATATCCTCCCAAAATTGCGGAAGCTGAAGTTAAAACCGTGGCAGAAACCGGGGAAATCGTTTTAAGCCGTGTGGTTGTTCCCCAGACCATCATTGTCCACGACGGAGTTCCCACGGATCCCACTGCTCCCAATTATTACGTTCCTTACCGGGATTATATTAAAAATGTGGCATCCAGTGAGATTTATGCCACCTGGCCCAGAGCATCCATTACCGCCAATGTGCTAGCTATTATGAGTTTTACCTTAAACCGGGTCTATACGGAATGGTACCGGAACCAGGGATATGACTTTACCATTACATCCTCCACAGCCTTTGACCACAAATGGATTTACGGGCGGAATCTTTATGAAAGCATATCACAGGTAGTGGACGAAATCTTTAACAGCTACTTATCCCGCCCGGGTATCAGGCAGCCCATACTTACCCAGTACTGTGACGGGAACAGAGTCCAATGCCCCAACTGGATGTCTCAGTGGGGAAGCTGCACCCTTGGAGAACAGGGCTATTCCGCCATTGAAATACTGCGTCATTTTTACGGAAGTGATATGTATATCAACACTGCCGAACAGGTATCCGGAGTTCCCTCTTCCTGGCCCGGCTTTAATTTAACCGTCGGCGCCAGCGGAGATAAGGTACGCCAGGTCCAGGAACAGCTTGATACCATTGCAACGGTCTATACCGCCATCCCCCGTATCAGGGCTGACGGAATCTTCGGTCCCGCAACCGCTGAAGCTGTCCGGCAGTTCCAGTCTATTTTCGGACTTCCGGTAACCGGGGTCATTGATTTTGCCACATGGTATAAGATCTCCCACATCTATGTAGGGATTACCCGGATCGCAGAATACTCTTAA
- a CDS encoding LL-diaminopimelate aminotransferase has translation MVKINENYLKLPGSYLFSTIGKKVNAYIQAHPDKRIIRLGIGDVTQPIAPAITYALHEAVDEMGHKETFHGYAPDLGYGFLREIIAKEDYAARGCNISPDEIFISDGAKSDCGNIQEIFDESCRIAVCDPVYPVYVDSNAMAGRTGEYEEETGRWSRVIYMPCTAHNHFVPELPQETPDLIYLCVPNNPTGTTLTRDQLKVWVDYANQKGAVILYDAAYEAYIAQDDVPHSIFEIQGAETCAIEFRSFSKNAGFTGVRLGFTVIPKALERGGVALHSLWARRHGTKFNGAPYIVQKAGAAVYSEEGKAQLKEQVAYYMRNAKTIYTGLKEAGYEVYGGVNAPYIWLKVPEGMTSWEFFDRLLEEAGVVGTPGSGFGPNGEGYFRLTAFGTYENTAEAIERMKKMPSLKK, from the coding sequence ATGGTAAAAATCAATGAAAACTACTTAAAGCTTCCGGGAAGCTATCTTTTTTCCACCATTGGAAAAAAGGTAAACGCCTATATCCAGGCACATCCGGATAAAAGGATCATACGGCTTGGGATCGGTGATGTAACACAGCCTATTGCGCCTGCCATTACTTACGCACTTCACGAAGCGGTGGATGAAATGGGCCATAAAGAAACCTTTCATGGCTATGCGCCGGATCTGGGCTATGGATTTTTAAGGGAAATCATTGCAAAGGAAGATTACGCTGCCAGAGGCTGCAACATATCCCCCGACGAGATTTTTATCTCGGATGGGGCGAAAAGCGATTGCGGCAATATTCAGGAGATTTTTGACGAGAGCTGCCGTATTGCGGTCTGCGATCCGGTTTATCCGGTTTATGTGGATTCCAATGCCATGGCTGGAAGAACAGGGGAATATGAGGAAGAAACCGGCAGGTGGAGCAGGGTGATTTATATGCCATGTACGGCTCATAACCATTTTGTTCCGGAGCTTCCCCAGGAAACGCCTGATCTGATTTACTTATGCGTTCCCAACAATCCTACTGGTACGACCCTGACACGGGACCAGCTGAAGGTATGGGTGGATTATGCCAATCAAAAGGGGGCAGTGATCCTTTATGATGCCGCTTATGAGGCCTATATCGCCCAGGATGATGTACCGCATTCTATTTTTGAGATCCAGGGTGCAGAAACCTGTGCCATTGAATTTCGCTCCTTTTCCAAAAATGCCGGCTTTACCGGGGTCCGTCTGGGCTTTACGGTCATACCAAAGGCCTTGGAAAGGGGAGGGGTTGCCCTTCATTCCTTATGGGCCAGACGTCATGGGACCAAATTTAACGGTGCGCCCTACATCGTTCAGAAGGCCGGCGCTGCGGTCTATTCGGAAGAAGGAAAGGCTCAGTTAAAAGAACAGGTAGCTTACTATATGAGAAATGCCAAAACCATCTACACTGGGTTGAAGGAAGCCGGATATGAGGTTTATGGAGGTGTCAATGCTCCTTATATTTGGTTAAAGGTGCCGGAAGGAATGACCTCCTGGGAATTTTTTGACCGTTTGCTGGAGGAAGCCGGCGTGGTGGGAACTCCTGGAAGCGGGTTCGGACCAAACGGCGAGGGATATTTCCGTTTGACGGCATTTGGTACCTATGAAAATACGGCAGAAGCCATAGAACGGATGAAAAAGATGCCATCCCTTAAAAAATAA
- a CDS encoding ANTAR domain-containing response regulator: MTNVIVAFSREEDAKNIRNILVRNGFMVAAVCTSGAQAVNSADELGSGIVVCGCRFADMVFNELYECLPKGMQMLLLVSPSQWSGRAPEGVVCLGHPLKAQDLVSTLEMMVASLAKRRKKLKSQPKERSSEEKELIKQAKELLMERNHMSETDAHRYIQKCSMDSGTNMVETAQMIMSLINR; this comes from the coding sequence TTGACCAATGTGATAGTGGCATTTTCCAGAGAAGAGGATGCAAAAAATATTAGAAATATTCTTGTAAGGAACGGCTTTATGGTAGCAGCGGTCTGCACCTCCGGTGCCCAGGCGGTAAACAGTGCCGACGAATTGGGCAGTGGAATCGTAGTATGCGGCTGCAGGTTTGCAGATATGGTGTTTAATGAGCTTTATGAATGCCTTCCCAAAGGCATGCAGATGCTTCTTTTGGTGTCCCCCAGCCAGTGGAGCGGCAGGGCGCCGGAGGGGGTGGTCTGTCTGGGCCATCCATTAAAGGCCCAGGATCTGGTAAGCACTCTTGAAATGATGGTAGCTTCTCTTGCCAAAAGACGGAAGAAATTAAAAAGCCAGCCAAAGGAGCGGAGCAGCGAAGAAAAGGAATTGATCAAACAGGCAAAGGAGCTTTTAATGGAACGGAACCATATGTCCGAAACTGATGCCCACCGGTACATCCAGAAATGCAGCATGGACAGCGGAACCAATATGGTGGAAACCGCCCAGATGATCATGAGCCTGATCAATCGGTAG
- the dapF gene encoding diaminopimelate epimerase: protein MKFTKMQGIGNDYVYINCFEEIVETPEKLAKKVSDRHFGIGSDGLILICPSETADCRMRMFNADGSESQMCGNGIRCVGKYVYDHGLVEKTEFNVETGAGIKHLKVSTEDGKAVRITVDMGVPEVTSQVPEPIWVNGMEYEFIGISMGNPHAIYYMDFIDGLDLEAIGPAFEHHERFPERTNSEFIQVVNRNYIRMRVWERGSGETWACGTGAAASAVASALSGRTAHMVEVELKGGNLTIHWDREGSGHVFMTGPAVEVFEGEFDINNL from the coding sequence ATGAAATTTACGAAGATGCAGGGAATCGGCAACGATTATGTATATATTAATTGTTTTGAGGAAATTGTGGAAACCCCGGAGAAGCTGGCGAAAAAGGTCAGTGACCGCCATTTTGGCATCGGCTCCGATGGTCTGATCCTTATCTGTCCGTCAGAAACAGCGGACTGCCGTATGAGGATGTTTAATGCGGACGGCTCGGAGAGCCAGATGTGCGGCAATGGTATCCGCTGTGTTGGAAAATATGTTTACGATCACGGACTGGTGGAAAAAACGGAATTTAACGTGGAAACCGGTGCTGGAATCAAACATCTAAAGGTCAGCACTGAGGACGGAAAAGCTGTCCGTATTACGGTGGACATGGGCGTGCCGGAGGTTACCAGCCAGGTGCCGGAACCCATATGGGTTAACGGGATGGAGTATGAATTTATCGGTATCTCCATGGGCAATCCCCATGCCATTTATTATATGGATTTTATTGACGGCCTGGATTTAGAGGCCATTGGTCCTGCCTTTGAGCACCATGAGCGTTTTCCGGAACGGACGAATTCAGAATTTATCCAGGTAGTGAACCGGAATTACATTCGCATGCGGGTATGGGAACGGGGCAGCGGGGAGACCTGGGCCTGCGGGACAGGAGCAGCAGCCAGTGCAGTTGCCTCGGCCTTAAGCGGCCGCACTGCCCATATGGTTGAAGTAGAATTAAAGGGCGGCAATCTGACCATTCACTGGGATCGGGAAGGAAGCGGCCATGTGTTCATGACCGGGCCGGCGGTTGAGGTTTTTGAAGGAGAATTTGATATAAATAATCTGTAA
- a CDS encoding carbamoyl phosphate synthase small subunit, producing the protein MKAFLILEDGTVFTGSSIGSTREVISEIVFNTSMTGYLEVLTDPSYAGQAVVMTYPLIGNYGICHEDMESLNPWPDGYIVRELSRIPSNFRSGDTLQHFLKEHNIPGISGIDTRALTKILREKGTMNGMITTDEGYDLDDVILRTKQYSVTGVVKKTTCGEKYILPGSGKKVALLDLGAKRNIAGSLQERGCEVTVYPALTKAEEILSSCPDGIMLSNGPGDPKECVEIIEEIKKLYESNVPIFAICLGHQLMALAAGADTHKLKYGHRGGNHPVKDLETGRVYISSQNHGYVVDVETMDPSVAVPAFVNVNDGTNEGLKYTGKNIFTVQYHPEACPGPKDSGYLFDRFIKMMEVGK; encoded by the coding sequence ATGAAAGCTTTTTTAATACTGGAAGACGGTACTGTGTTTACAGGATCGAGCATTGGATCCACCCGGGAAGTGATCAGTGAGATCGTATTTAATACTTCCATGACAGGTTATCTGGAAGTCCTCACCGACCCCTCCTATGCGGGGCAGGCAGTTGTAATGACTTATCCCCTGATAGGGAATTATGGTATTTGTCATGAAGATATGGAATCATTAAACCCATGGCCGGATGGCTACATTGTCAGAGAATTATCTAGAATTCCCAGCAACTTTAGAAGCGGGGATACACTTCAGCATTTCTTAAAAGAACACAACATTCCAGGTATCAGTGGTATCGATACAAGAGCCCTTACAAAAATTCTAAGAGAAAAAGGTACGATGAACGGCATGATCACAACCGATGAAGGTTATGACCTTGACGATGTCATTTTGCGTACGAAACAATATTCGGTGACCGGAGTGGTTAAGAAAACCACCTGCGGAGAGAAATATATTCTTCCGGGCAGCGGGAAAAAGGTGGCCCTGCTGGATCTTGGAGCCAAGAGGAATATTGCAGGGTCCTTGCAGGAAAGAGGCTGTGAAGTGACGGTTTACCCTGCTTTGACGAAAGCAGAGGAGATCCTGTCTTCCTGTCCCGATGGTATAATGCTTTCCAACGGGCCGGGGGATCCGAAGGAATGCGTGGAGATCATTGAAGAAATAAAGAAATTATATGAATCCAATGTCCCCATATTTGCCATCTGCTTAGGGCATCAGCTGATGGCCCTTGCAGCCGGTGCAGATACCCACAAATTGAAATACGGCCACAGGGGAGGCAACCATCCGGTAAAGGATCTGGAAACCGGCCGGGTGTATATTTCCTCCCAGAACCATGGTTACGTGGTGGATGTGGAGACCATGGATCCATCAGTGGCTGTTCCTGCCTTTGTCAATGTAAACGACGGAACCAACGAAGGGTTAAAATATACGGGCAAAAATATATTTACCGTGCAGTACCATCCGGAGGCCTGCCCGGGACCAAAGGATTCCGGGTACTTATTTGACCGGTTTATAAAAATGATGGAGGTGGGAAAATAA
- a CDS encoding Lrp/AsnC family transcriptional regulator yields the protein MDDIDKKIVKILQKYARESLKNIAEATFLSSPAVSARIEKLEREKIITGYHAAVDARKLGYHITAFVSLDVPPVEKIQFYEEMETIPNVLECNCVTGDYSMLVKVAFPSTMELDVFIGRIQKYGKTSTQIVFSTPVGPRDVDVMAELGEKE from the coding sequence ATGGATGACATCGATAAAAAAATAGTGAAGATATTACAAAAATATGCCAGGGAATCCTTAAAAAATATAGCAGAAGCCACTTTTTTGTCTTCTCCTGCGGTATCCGCCAGAATTGAAAAGCTGGAGAGGGAAAAAATTATTACAGGCTATCATGCGGCAGTGGATGCAAGGAAGCTGGGATACCATATCACCGCATTTGTAAGCCTGGATGTTCCGCCTGTGGAAAAGATCCAGTTTTATGAAGAGATGGAGACCATTCCCAATGTTCTGGAATGCAACTGCGTCACAGGAGATTACTCCATGCTGGTCAAAGTAGCCTTTCCCAGCACCATGGAGCTGGATGTTTTTATCGGCCGGATACAAAAATACGGAAAGACCAGCACTCAGATTGTATTTTCCACTCCGGTAGGACCAAGAGACGTGGATGTAATGGCGGAATTGGGAGAAAAAGAATAA
- a CDS encoding DUF368 domain-containing protein codes for MEYISEILRGVIIGVANILPGISGGMLAITMGVYDKIIHAVTQLFREPIKSLRVLLPYGIGAAAGIVFLSLAFEYLFHTYPLQTKMAFLGLIGGGLPSLFQKSFSKDRTDRKKGIITAILTCCVVLLITYIAETTITSGHSGEGMDMASGAAYLSSGKLWMLSMFLVGLLAAATMVVPGVSGSMIMMMIGYYEPILQTNNACIRALSSFDFQSLLVNGMVLAPYITGLLLGVFLFAKVVERLLTHHERQMYRVIIGLVCSSPFVILWDMPWEMVKLYELLGGIALALLGYVAADLLGGEG; via the coding sequence TTGGAATATATCAGTGAGATTCTAAGAGGTGTTATCATTGGTGTGGCAAATATACTTCCCGGCATCAGCGGAGGAATGCTGGCCATTACCATGGGAGTGTACGATAAGATTATTCATGCGGTAACGCAGCTTTTCCGGGAACCTATAAAAAGCCTGCGGGTTCTTCTTCCCTACGGGATTGGAGCGGCGGCAGGCATTGTTTTTCTATCTCTGGCATTTGAATATCTCTTCCATACATATCCGCTCCAGACCAAAATGGCATTTTTAGGGCTGATCGGCGGAGGGCTTCCATCCCTCTTTCAAAAATCGTTTTCCAAAGACCGTACAGACAGAAAAAAAGGGATCATCACGGCGATCCTTACCTGCTGCGTGGTCCTTCTCATTACTTATATTGCGGAAACAACCATCACTTCCGGCCATAGCGGGGAAGGAATGGATATGGCTTCCGGTGCGGCCTATCTATCCTCCGGAAAGCTTTGGATGCTCTCAATGTTTCTGGTGGGACTGCTGGCTGCGGCCACCATGGTGGTTCCGGGAGTGAGCGGTTCCATGATCATGATGATGATAGGTTATTATGAACCGATATTGCAGACGAACAATGCCTGTATAAGAGCCTTGTCATCTTTTGACTTCCAAAGCCTTCTGGTAAATGGGATGGTGCTTGCTCCCTATATAACTGGTTTATTACTCGGGGTTTTTCTGTTTGCAAAAGTAGTGGAACGCCTGCTCACCCATCATGAACGCCAAATGTACCGTGTCATCATTGGTCTGGTTTGTTCCTCTCCTTTCGTTATCTTATGGGATATGCCGTGGGAAATGGTGAAGCTGTATGAGCTTCTTGGAGGGATCGCGCTGGCTTTGCTGGGATATGTGGCGGCTGATCTGCTGGGGGGAGAAGGTTAG
- a CDS encoding N-acetylmuramoyl-L-alanine amidase yields MAERTIVVIDAGHGGADPGASFEGRQEKNDNLKLAMAVGRILADNGVDVRYTRTDDTYNTPLEKAVMANDGEADFLVSIHRNAMPVPGTGSGIEVLVFEDKGVQGILARNIGDVLNKTGFANLGTVERPGLVILRRTNIPTVLVEVGFIDNEEDNNFFDQNFEAIAQAIADGILKSVKEQEELRPEYYQVQTGAFRVHTLAEEQVSTLKAQGFPAFVVYEDEIYKVRVGAFRNLDNAVRMEQALRQCGYSTFMVKRPAVF; encoded by the coding sequence TTGGCTGAGAGAACGATCGTAGTAATAGATGCCGGACACGGCGGCGCGGACCCAGGTGCATCCTTTGAAGGACGGCAGGAAAAAAATGATAACTTAAAGCTTGCGATGGCTGTGGGAAGAATTCTAGCAGACAACGGAGTTGACGTCAGATATACCAGAACTGACGATACCTACAATACCCCTCTTGAAAAGGCCGTGATGGCCAACGATGGGGAAGCAGATTTTCTTGTTTCCATTCACCGCAATGCCATGCCGGTACCTGGCACCGGCTCCGGAATAGAAGTTCTTGTATTTGAAGATAAAGGGGTACAGGGCATTCTTGCCAGGAATATAGGAGACGTCTTAAATAAGACAGGATTCGCTAATTTAGGCACAGTGGAACGTCCGGGCCTGGTTATTCTCAGGCGGACAAATATACCAACAGTTCTTGTAGAGGTGGGTTTTATTGACAATGAAGAGGACAATAATTTCTTTGATCAGAACTTTGAGGCCATTGCCCAGGCCATAGCCGATGGCATTTTGAAATCCGTGAAAGAGCAGGAGGAATTACGTCCCGAATATTATCAGGTACAGACGGGAGCGTTCCGGGTTCATACCCTGGCGGAAGAGCAGGTCAGCACGTTAAAAGCCCAGGGTTTCCCGGCGTTTGTTGTTTATGAAGACGAAATATACAAGGTCCGGGTGGGAGCATTTCGTAATCTGGATAATGCGGTGCGTATGGAGCAGGCACTGAGGCAATGCGGCTACAGCACGTTTATGGTAAAAAGACCGGCAGTATTCTGA
- the glnA gene encoding type I glutamate--ammonia ligase, translating into MSKYSKEDIFRIVEEEDVEFIRLQFTDIFGMLKNVAITKSMLNKALENRCMFDGSSIEGFVRIEESDMYLYPDLDTFEIFPWRPQQGKVARLMCDVYCPDRTPFEGDPRFVLKKVLKKARDMGFEFHAGPECEFFLFHTDEEGRPTTDTHEMASYFDVAPIDLAENVRRDIVLNLEEMGFMIEASHHEISPGQHEIDFQYAEGMVTADNIMTFKMAVKSIAKRHGLHATFMPKPKAGVNGSGMHINMSLSDLKGRNMFEDASDELGLSKVAYQFIAGILYHMKGMAILTNPLVNSYKRLVPGYDAPVYIAWSAKANRSPLIRIPASRGAGTRIELRCPDPAVNPYLALAACLAAGLDGIEKEMTPPESVDRNIFDMLPEEILEKGMEHLPETLGEAIEFFRKDDFMKKVLGEHIFTKYLEAKETEWHLFRAQVTDWEVEEYLYKY; encoded by the coding sequence ATGAGCAAATATAGCAAAGAAGATATATTCCGGATCGTAGAGGAAGAAGATGTGGAATTTATCCGCCTTCAGTTCACTGACATTTTCGGTATGCTGAAGAATGTAGCCATTACTAAAAGCATGCTTAATAAGGCTTTGGAGAACCGATGCATGTTTGACGGCTCTTCCATTGAGGGCTTTGTAAGAATAGAAGAATCCGATATGTACCTTTATCCGGACCTTGATACGTTTGAGATCTTTCCATGGCGTCCCCAGCAGGGGAAGGTTGCCCGCTTAATGTGTGATGTATATTGCCCGGACAGGACGCCTTTTGAAGGCGATCCCAGATTCGTGCTTAAAAAAGTATTGAAAAAGGCCAGGGATATGGGATTTGAATTCCATGCGGGGCCAGAATGTGAATTCTTTCTTTTCCATACCGATGAAGAGGGGCGCCCCACAACAGATACTCATGAAATGGCAAGCTATTTTGATGTGGCTCCCATTGACCTGGCTGAGAATGTCCGCCGGGATATCGTGCTGAACCTGGAAGAAATGGGATTCATGATTGAGGCTTCCCATCATGAAATTTCTCCGGGGCAGCATGAAATTGATTTTCAGTATGCAGAGGGCATGGTAACGGCGGATAACATCATGACCTTTAAGATGGCAGTGAAGTCCATTGCAAAGCGCCACGGACTTCATGCTACCTTTATGCCAAAGCCAAAGGCAGGCGTCAACGGCTCAGGGATGCACATCAATATGTCCCTGTCTGATTTAAAGGGCAGGAACATGTTTGAGGACGCATCCGATGAGCTTGGCTTAAGTAAGGTTGCCTATCAGTTTATAGCCGGTATCCTTTATCACATGAAAGGGATGGCCATACTCACCAATCCTCTGGTCAATTCCTATAAGCGCCTGGTTCCCGGTTACGATGCACCGGTTTATATTGCATGGTCGGCCAAGGCGAACAGAAGCCCCCTGATCCGCATCCCCGCCTCCAGAGGCGCAGGAACCAGGATTGAGCTTCGCTGCCCGGATCCTGCCGTCAATCCTTACCTGGCTCTGGCTGCCTGCCTGGCTGCCGGCCTTGATGGAATCGAAAAAGAGATGACTCCTCCGGAGAGCGTTGACAGGAACATTTTCGACATGCTGCCGGAGGAAATTCTGGAAAAAGGAATGGAACATCTTCCGGAAACTCTGGGAGAAGCTATTGAGTTCTTCCGCAAGGATGATTTTATGAAAAAAGTGCTGGGCGAACATATCTTTACCAAATACCTGGAGGCCAAGGAAACCGAATGGCATCTGTTCCGGGCCCAGGTAACAGATTGGGAAGTGGAAGAATACCTGTATAAATACTAA